From a single Polyangiaceae bacterium genomic region:
- a CDS encoding protein kinase, producing the protein MKPALSCPDENALGAFVQGGGSPEARAEIEAHLERCDECGSVVELLGEAFVSRARRVPAGPESSRSDMPHTLGRYQVEHEIGAGGMGLVLSAWDPALQRHVALKLMRPELAGEARDRLLAEARAVASMKHPNVIPVFDVGEASGRAFIAMELVEGVTLDRWRKLARPGLERILEVFVEAGRGLAAAHARGLVHRDVKPQNILVATDDRVLVTDFGLAVSSHDADQEAAGTPAYMAPEQRTGLATASSDQYAYALCLAEAVYGTLPHGHLPLAPNVPDWLVAVLRRALDPDPAERYPDLPALLEELEGGGGVNASAHVTTNAILLAGWTLLHAFWFVVLLWAALLVYRDPTIFDSPAQPDDSAYDVGREDTEDIESEPLTVSDGIVVALALYGAAWVCLGLLWAPLNAFGLWRRKAWARVSTLSYAGFTGATVLGLPYSAYAIYSLTRPKVVELLAHGRKRKAVGPVTRGQVHLTVNVLALLGMFLLHLGLLWLSVELVSFGAEDHSPDTPLLVVLGLWWNAIGAAWVLLTAWGLFKRRGWARWTGLSYAVFALLGGVGIPYGLYALVSLSLPDVRARLRAA; encoded by the coding sequence GTGAAACCCGCCCTCTCGTGTCCCGACGAAAACGCCTTGGGCGCCTTCGTTCAGGGAGGTGGTAGTCCCGAGGCGCGCGCAGAAATCGAAGCGCACCTGGAGCGCTGCGACGAGTGCGGCAGCGTGGTCGAGCTGTTGGGAGAGGCCTTCGTGAGTCGTGCCCGGCGTGTGCCGGCGGGGCCGGAGAGTAGTCGCAGTGACATGCCCCACACGCTGGGGCGCTACCAGGTCGAGCACGAGATCGGCGCCGGCGGCATGGGCTTGGTGCTGTCCGCTTGGGATCCCGCGCTTCAGCGCCACGTCGCCCTCAAGCTGATGCGTCCGGAGCTCGCCGGGGAAGCGCGCGATCGCTTGCTCGCGGAGGCGCGTGCCGTCGCGTCGATGAAGCACCCGAACGTGATCCCGGTCTTCGACGTGGGCGAGGCTTCCGGTCGCGCGTTCATCGCCATGGAGCTGGTGGAGGGCGTGACCCTCGATCGATGGCGAAAGCTGGCCCGGCCCGGCTTGGAGCGGATCCTCGAGGTGTTCGTGGAAGCGGGTCGCGGCCTCGCAGCAGCCCACGCCCGTGGCCTCGTTCATCGCGACGTGAAGCCGCAGAACATCCTGGTGGCGACGGACGACCGGGTGCTGGTTACCGATTTCGGACTGGCGGTGTCCAGTCACGACGCGGATCAGGAGGCCGCCGGGACCCCGGCGTACATGGCGCCGGAGCAACGTACGGGGTTGGCTACGGCGAGCTCGGATCAGTACGCCTATGCGTTGTGCTTGGCGGAAGCGGTGTACGGAACGCTGCCCCATGGCCATCTGCCGCTCGCCCCGAACGTTCCCGATTGGCTCGTCGCAGTGTTGCGTCGCGCGCTGGACCCGGATCCGGCCGAGCGCTACCCCGATCTGCCCGCGCTGCTCGAGGAGCTCGAAGGTGGCGGAGGCGTCAACGCCAGCGCCCACGTCACCACCAACGCCATCTTGCTTGCGGGCTGGACCTTGTTGCACGCGTTCTGGTTCGTGGTGCTCTTGTGGGCTGCGCTGCTGGTCTATCGAGATCCCACGATCTTCGATTCTCCTGCACAGCCTGACGACAGCGCCTACGACGTGGGCCGAGAAGACACCGAAGACATCGAGTCCGAGCCCCTCACCGTGAGCGACGGAATCGTGGTCGCGCTCGCGCTGTACGGAGCCGCGTGGGTGTGCCTCGGGCTCCTGTGGGCACCGTTGAACGCTTTCGGGCTTTGGCGGCGAAAGGCCTGGGCCCGCGTCTCCACGCTTTCCTACGCGGGGTTCACCGGCGCCACGGTTCTGGGGTTGCCGTACTCCGCCTACGCCATCTACAGCCTCACTCGCCCCAAGGTGGTAGAGCTCCTTGCGCACGGGCGAAAGCGAAAGGCGGTGGGACCGGTCACCCGAGGCCAGGTCCACCTGACCGTCAACGTGCTTGCCCTGCTCGGCATGTTCCTGTTGCACCTCGGCCTCCTGTGGTTGAGCGTGGAGCTGGTGAGCTTTGGCGCCGAGGACCACAGCCCCGACACACCGCTGTTGGTCGTGCTGGGGCTGTGGTGGAACGCCATTGGCGCAGCGTGGGTCTTGTTGACCGCGTGGGGTCTCTTCAAGCGCCGCGGCTGGGCGCGCTGGACCGGCCTTTCGTATGCGGTCTTTGCTCTGCTCGGTGGCGTAGGCATTCCTTATGGGCTGTACGCTCTCGTGAGCTTGAGCTTGCCGGACGTGCGCGCCCGCCTGCGCGCCGCCTGA